The following are encoded in a window of Paenibacillus polymyxa genomic DNA:
- a CDS encoding metal ABC transporter substrate-binding protein: MNTWFKKSFVLSAGLALILSGCGAKSDNAATNASQTEPNAAQTADSGKKLNVVTTFYPMYEFTKQVAGDHANVTALIPAGAEPHDWEPSAKDMAQVKDADVFVYNGIVEGWAEQALSSASNDKRVVVEASKGLNLMEGTAEEEEEAHAEEGHDHDHVLDPHVWLDPVLAQKEVEAIEAGLVKADPANKADYEKNADAYIAKLKELDTDFKTGLKDVKRKDFITQHAAFSYLAKQYGLTQVPIAGLSPEQEPTPDKLAGIIKFAKENNVKTIFFETLVDPKVAETVATEIGSKTDVLNPLEGLTDEDKQKNLDYLGVMKNNLEALKKALNE, translated from the coding sequence ATGAATACATGGTTCAAAAAATCATTTGTATTGTCTGCGGGACTAGCACTTATTTTATCTGGCTGCGGAGCCAAATCTGATAATGCAGCTACAAATGCTTCCCAAACCGAGCCGAATGCGGCACAGACAGCAGACAGTGGTAAGAAGCTGAATGTAGTCACCACTTTTTATCCAATGTATGAATTCACGAAGCAAGTTGCTGGAGACCATGCTAACGTAACCGCGTTGATTCCTGCTGGTGCTGAGCCGCATGACTGGGAACCGAGCGCCAAAGATATGGCACAGGTTAAGGATGCTGACGTATTTGTGTATAACGGTATCGTCGAAGGTTGGGCAGAACAGGCTTTGAGCAGCGCGTCCAACGATAAGCGTGTTGTAGTTGAAGCGAGCAAAGGGTTGAACCTGATGGAAGGGACTGCTGAGGAGGAAGAAGAAGCACACGCAGAGGAAGGCCATGATCACGATCATGTGCTGGACCCTCATGTATGGCTTGATCCAGTCTTGGCTCAAAAAGAAGTAGAAGCTATAGAAGCAGGGCTTGTAAAAGCCGATCCTGCAAACAAAGCAGACTATGAGAAAAACGCCGATGCTTATATCGCTAAGCTGAAAGAACTGGATACCGATTTCAAAACGGGTCTGAAAGATGTAAAACGTAAAGACTTTATTACGCAGCATGCTGCTTTTAGCTATTTGGCTAAGCAATACGGTCTAACCCAAGTACCCATTGCCGGTTTATCTCCGGAGCAAGAGCCTACACCGGACAAGCTGGCGGGTATTATCAAATTTGCCAAAGAAAATAATGTTAAAACGATTTTCTTTGAAACTCTTGTTGATCCGAAGGTCGCTGAGACCGTAGCTACTGAAATTGGTTCGAAAACGGATGTGCTTAATCCGCTTGAAGGGTTGACAGATGAAGACAAACAGAAGAACCTGGATTACCTTGGTGTAATGAAAAACAATCTGGAGGCTTTGAAAAAAGCCTTGAATGAATAA
- a CDS encoding response regulator: MATVIVVDDSLFMRSVLKDILLDLGHAVIAEAENGYDAVLKYAHFRPDLITMDINMPKMDGLEAVKKIVELDPQANILMCSALGQQEAIIKAFQAGAKDFIVKPFEMERVVNAVTKMLGS, translated from the coding sequence TTGGCAACAGTTATAGTAGTGGATGACTCTTTATTTATGCGTTCTGTGCTTAAGGATATTCTTTTGGATTTAGGTCACGCTGTTATCGCGGAAGCAGAAAATGGGTATGATGCTGTTTTGAAATACGCACACTTTCGTCCCGATTTAATCACCATGGATATTAATATGCCTAAGATGGACGGACTTGAGGCTGTTAAAAAGATTGTAGAGCTTGATCCTCAAGCCAACATTTTGATGTGTTCTGCTTTGGGGCAGCAGGAAGCGATTATAAAAGCATTTCAGGCAGGTGCAAAAGACTTTATTGTTAAACCATTTGAGATGGAAAGGGTCGTGAATGCAGTCACAAAAATGCTGGGGAGTTAA
- a CDS encoding YolD-like family protein, translating into MGKKLEGNGIWESSRMILPEHREAYLRLMKEQGRRGKPALDDQEMQQIEQAIIVSYNERKPITLKVFNPFDDEELRGLVTVINTSRREVKLSRGEEDFSWIKLEEIIEADI; encoded by the coding sequence ATGGGGAAAAAGCTTGAAGGAAATGGCATATGGGAAAGCTCGCGCATGATTTTGCCTGAGCATCGGGAGGCATATTTAAGACTGATGAAGGAGCAAGGAAGGCGCGGCAAGCCAGCACTGGACGATCAGGAAATGCAGCAGATTGAACAGGCCATCATCGTATCCTATAACGAACGGAAGCCTATTACGCTAAAAGTGTTCAACCCGTTTGATGATGAGGAGCTTCGTGGATTGGTCACGGTGATTAATACAAGTCGGCGAGAAGTGAAGCTGTCCCGTGGGGAGGAGGATTTTAGCTGGATTAAGTTGGAGGAAATTATCGAGGCGGATATATAA
- a CDS encoding cupin domain-containing protein: MKISKNNAEHYIWGDQCDGWRLVKNNDLSIIHERMPGNTHEVRHYHHHARQFFFILSGTAVLEVDGERIQLGSQEGCEVPPMVPHQMFNETNQDVEFLVISQPASRGDRVLAEK; encoded by the coding sequence ATGAAAATTAGTAAAAATAATGCGGAACATTATATATGGGGAGATCAATGTGATGGTTGGCGCTTGGTGAAAAATAATGATTTGAGCATTATTCATGAGCGGATGCCCGGAAATACACATGAGGTCAGACATTATCATCATCATGCGCGCCAATTTTTCTTTATTTTATCAGGTACAGCGGTACTTGAAGTGGATGGTGAACGAATCCAATTAGGATCTCAGGAAGGGTGTGAGGTTCCTCCTATGGTGCCTCATCAAATGTTTAATGAAACGAATCAGGATGTTGAATTTTTGGTTATCTCTCAGCCTGCGAGCAGAGGTGACCGGGTTCTGGCCGAAAAATAA
- a CDS encoding aminoglycoside 6-adenylyltransferase has product MRSEQEMLHTILQFAQEDERVRAVIMNGSRANPHALRDIFQDYDIVFLVSSMDSFIQERGWIHHFGELIIMQTPDEHMEPTPMPHDRFAFLMLFTDGNRIDLTLCPVANIANWPRDSLSVLLLDKDGLVKPFPPPNLQDYETVPPTAQTYADSCNEFWWVSTYVAKGLWRQELPYAKCMLDRPVRDALHLMLEWHIGIRTDFAADPGKQGKYFKNHLEPGLWTLYIQTFADADYEHMWQSLLIMGNLFREVALEVANYYGYEYPTLDDQRVTNYLHHVKALPADAKDIY; this is encoded by the coding sequence GTGAGAAGTGAACAAGAGATGCTGCATACCATTCTCCAATTTGCTCAAGAGGACGAACGGGTACGTGCTGTGATTATGAACGGTTCACGCGCTAATCCACATGCTCTACGAGATATTTTTCAGGATTATGACATCGTCTTTCTCGTATCTTCCATGGACAGCTTTATTCAGGAACGTGGCTGGATTCACCACTTTGGAGAATTGATCATTATGCAGACGCCCGATGAGCATATGGAACCTACCCCGATGCCCCATGATCGCTTTGCTTTTCTTATGTTATTTACGGATGGCAATCGCATAGATCTTACCCTCTGCCCTGTGGCTAACATCGCCAATTGGCCCCGAGACAGCTTAAGTGTACTGCTCTTGGATAAAGACGGACTGGTAAAGCCTTTTCCACCGCCAAATCTTCAAGATTATGAGACAGTCCCTCCAACCGCCCAAACCTATGCAGATTCCTGTAATGAGTTCTGGTGGGTCAGTACTTATGTGGCTAAAGGGTTATGGCGACAGGAGCTGCCCTATGCTAAATGTATGCTAGATCGGCCTGTTAGAGATGCGCTCCACTTGATGCTGGAATGGCATATTGGTATACGAACAGACTTCGCGGCAGATCCGGGTAAACAGGGAAAATATTTCAAGAACCACCTTGAGCCTGGACTTTGGACGCTCTACATCCAAACATTTGCGGATGCAGATTATGAACATATGTGGCAGTCTCTTTTGATCATGGGAAATTTATTTAGAGAAGTTGCCTTGGAAGTAGCGAACTATTATGGCTACGAATATCCGACTCTGGACGATCAACGTGTTACGAACTATCTCCATCACGTAAAAGCTCTCCCAGCAGATGCTAAGGATATTTATTGA
- a CDS encoding response regulator transcription factor has product MPKTILVVDDDEEIVKLITKSLKYEQFAIISACSGKEALSALEENHIDFIVLDIVMPDMDGLDVCRSIRNSYNVPILFLSARDKDIDKIVGLEIGADDYMTKPFSIQELVSRIKAHFRKVDRLFKEWGELSPSNEKADAPLILNDKTFEAFLNSRKLDLSTKEFQILSILMRHPNHVLTREQIYENVWGDEYGEINTVTVHIKNIRKKLGSEYDFIKTIWGIGYKYTEREQ; this is encoded by the coding sequence ATGCCAAAAACGATATTAGTTGTAGACGACGATGAAGAAATCGTAAAACTCATCACAAAGAGTTTAAAGTACGAGCAATTTGCAATAATTTCGGCATGTTCCGGGAAAGAAGCCTTATCTGCATTGGAAGAAAATCACATTGATTTCATCGTTCTTGATATAGTGATGCCTGATATGGATGGACTTGATGTCTGCAGAAGTATCCGAAATTCTTATAATGTCCCAATTCTGTTTTTAAGTGCGCGTGATAAGGACATTGATAAAATCGTCGGGCTTGAAATAGGAGCAGACGATTACATGACCAAACCTTTCAGTATTCAGGAGCTTGTCTCCAGGATAAAGGCTCACTTCAGAAAAGTGGACAGGCTTTTTAAAGAGTGGGGTGAACTTAGTCCCAGTAACGAAAAGGCGGATGCTCCGCTCATTTTGAACGATAAGACGTTTGAAGCATTTCTGAATAGCAGGAAGCTCGACTTATCAACGAAGGAATTTCAGATTCTGTCTATCCTCATGCGCCACCCCAATCATGTATTGACTCGTGAGCAGATATATGAAAACGTTTGGGGAGACGAATACGGAGAAATAAATACCGTAACGGTTCATATAAAAAATATCCGTAAGAAACTTGGTTCTGAATATGACTTTATTAAAACAATATGGGGCATAGGATATAAATACACGGAAAGAGAGCAATAG
- a CDS encoding HAMP domain-containing sensor histidine kinase encodes MKLKIKLPLLFLLMFIIFMFSIGMYLKLVFAVYSPIRSSLLDSRYIALLLPIFAIACFIFIILIIYIHFCIEKPIQLLNTRLEEVNIVHPLPPLALRSNDEIGELYKHFNKMEHRLQLAHKEQIDMIAAIAHDLKTPLTSINGFTELLATHKDLPETEKQEYYDLIQRKSGYMVELINDFSSFTKEKLELESMVAKPVKASKLFENIALEYEYELAGLDNELTCRHSFTENILLMVNEPMIRRVFGNLFSNAVRYGGKNKLKVYMTGYPLGQYAFFQIEDNGIGVPDKDISSLFLKFFTVDKSRQIQKGGLGLGLASCKSIIEHHRGEICAYPSEYGGLGIRFSLPLAAQH; translated from the coding sequence ATGAAACTGAAAATAAAGCTTCCTCTTTTGTTCCTGCTGATGTTTATAATATTCATGTTTTCGATTGGAATGTATCTGAAGCTTGTCTTTGCAGTATATTCCCCTATACGCAGTTCATTGCTGGACTCGCGATATATAGCATTGCTCCTGCCCATATTTGCAATTGCCTGTTTCATATTTATTATTCTGATTATCTATATTCATTTTTGCATAGAGAAACCCATTCAGCTTCTGAATACCAGGCTTGAAGAAGTAAATATTGTACATCCACTGCCTCCGCTAGCTCTGAGAAGTAATGATGAGATCGGAGAACTTTATAAGCACTTCAATAAGATGGAGCATCGGCTTCAACTCGCGCACAAAGAGCAGATCGATATGATCGCGGCAATTGCCCACGACTTGAAAACACCCTTGACATCTATTAATGGTTTTACTGAACTGCTGGCTACACACAAGGATTTACCAGAAACTGAAAAGCAGGAATATTATGATTTGATTCAAAGGAAGTCAGGATATATGGTCGAACTCATCAATGATTTCTCCAGTTTCACCAAAGAAAAACTGGAGTTGGAATCTATGGTAGCTAAACCTGTAAAAGCTTCAAAATTATTTGAAAACATTGCCCTTGAATATGAGTATGAGTTGGCGGGACTTGACAACGAGCTTACTTGCCGCCATTCATTCACGGAAAATATATTGCTGATGGTCAATGAACCGATGATACGTCGGGTTTTCGGCAACCTCTTTAGCAATGCTGTAAGATATGGAGGGAAAAATAAACTGAAAGTGTATATGACAGGATACCCGCTAGGACAGTATGCCTTTTTTCAAATCGAAGATAATGGAATTGGAGTGCCGGATAAGGATATATCTTCTCTGTTCCTCAAATTTTTCACTGTGGATAAATCGCGGCAAATCCAAAAGGGCGGGCTGGGTCTAGGTCTTGCAAGCTGTAAATCCATTATTGAACATCATAGGGGCGAAATTTGCGCCTACCCTTCCGAATATGGCGGTTTGGGGATAAGATTCAGCCTTCCCTTGGCCGCACAACACTGA
- a CDS encoding alpha/beta hydrolase family protein, whose product MSIEFSRWPNHYMMSYQVTKALGMASLGATDVTEIYEACKKIDPDDKDTWHREWLITAQALERHGKEAETAGNWYTARNCYIRACNYYRIAEYAVMDDDTEKIRVFKKVNELFEAAGKYFDVQPEKIQVDYEDVKLDGYFFSPSWIKGPKPTLFALNGGDEWSIENYFWLGPAFISCGYNFLVYDQPGTGLSLYEKGKGRRADSEAFHSRAIDFLLTRPEVDPDKIIVHGESFAAYDSLRFASFDHRIAAVISDGGTHAFDWDAMLKWMPPSLAAHGMRILGAKSLEDFAGNPRFAYDLEGVLHQIECPLLVMHGAEEILVQPNPLTQALKNYEQAGSKNKTFFPIEDRRLGGLEHCQVDNINVLHEVVLNWLCSIGLGPASPRLSDCQDIIK is encoded by the coding sequence ATGTCAATTGAGTTCAGCCGTTGGCCCAATCACTACATGATGTCATACCAAGTCACCAAAGCTTTGGGTATGGCAAGCCTCGGTGCTACGGACGTCACCGAGATCTACGAGGCCTGCAAAAAAATCGACCCCGATGACAAGGACACGTGGCACAGGGAATGGCTCATAACGGCTCAGGCATTGGAAAGACACGGCAAGGAGGCCGAAACGGCTGGAAACTGGTATACAGCACGAAACTGCTACATTCGTGCCTGCAATTACTACAGAATTGCGGAATATGCGGTGATGGATGATGACACCGAGAAAATCCGTGTATTTAAGAAAGTAAATGAACTCTTCGAAGCTGCCGGAAAGTACTTCGATGTCCAACCGGAGAAGATCCAAGTCGATTACGAAGATGTCAAGTTGGATGGTTACTTCTTCTCCCCTTCCTGGATAAAAGGTCCGAAGCCGACCCTTTTTGCTCTCAACGGTGGCGACGAGTGGTCAATTGAAAACTATTTCTGGCTAGGTCCCGCTTTTATTTCGTGTGGATATAACTTTCTGGTCTATGACCAGCCTGGGACCGGCCTCTCGCTGTACGAAAAGGGAAAAGGAAGACGAGCGGACAGTGAGGCTTTCCATTCCCGGGCAATCGACTTTCTTCTAACGCGGCCGGAAGTCGATCCCGATAAGATTATCGTGCACGGGGAGAGTTTTGCGGCTTACGACTCGCTGCGATTCGCTTCGTTCGATCACAGGATTGCTGCCGTCATCTCCGACGGCGGTACGCACGCCTTCGACTGGGATGCCATGCTTAAATGGATGCCGCCGAGTCTGGCCGCACACGGCATGAGAATTCTGGGGGCAAAAAGCTTGGAGGATTTTGCGGGGAATCCGCGTTTTGCCTATGATCTTGAGGGCGTGCTCCACCAGATAGAATGTCCGCTTCTTGTAATGCACGGAGCGGAAGAGATATTGGTTCAGCCAAATCCGCTGACACAAGCCTTGAAGAATTACGAGCAAGCGGGTTCGAAAAACAAGACGTTCTTCCCGATAGAGGATAGACGACTTGGCGGATTAGAACACTGTCAGGTAGACAACATCAACGTGCTGCATGAGGTAGTGCTGAATTGGCTCTGCTCAATTGGGCTTGGGCCAGCCTCGCCTCGCTTAAGCGATTGCCAGGACATCATAAAGTAG
- a CDS encoding ABC transporter ATP-binding protein, whose amino-acid sequence MSILSKEKNGGTPAIQIEGVHKKFGDYIVLNNLSLEVSRGEIFGFLGLNGAGKTTTIKMLLAMLKPTSGKLYMLGEKVDAGNYKLWDKVGYLEEATFYPDLTVVENLDIARRMQGVPDKDSVNRVIYKLGLELHKQKKAKNLSLGNKQRLGLAKAMIHNPEILILDEPINGLDPAGVAEIRNMLYNLAKNFGVTVFISSHLLEELSKVSTRIGIIHNGHLVKEVAMDKLEQSLQKNLVVNGRDKHALKEVLEEHGYEFEEIIDGYIKLTDDHAADSPERLAELLVKSNQPPTLLRVITEDLEGYFLRTIGMTRGNI is encoded by the coding sequence ATGAGTATTTTATCAAAGGAAAAAAATGGCGGAACGCCCGCCATACAAATTGAGGGAGTGCACAAAAAATTTGGCGACTATATCGTATTGAACAATCTTTCGCTGGAGGTGAGCCGAGGAGAGATATTTGGATTTTTGGGACTGAATGGCGCTGGAAAGACAACGACCATAAAGATGCTCTTGGCGATGCTCAAGCCAACCTCCGGCAAGCTCTATATGTTAGGTGAAAAGGTCGATGCCGGAAACTATAAATTATGGGACAAGGTTGGATATTTGGAGGAGGCTACTTTTTATCCCGATTTAACTGTAGTTGAAAATCTTGACATAGCACGACGCATGCAAGGGGTGCCTGACAAAGATTCCGTAAATCGGGTTATCTATAAGTTGGGGCTTGAGCTGCACAAACAGAAGAAGGCAAAGAATCTTTCTTTAGGAAACAAACAACGCCTGGGACTTGCGAAAGCAATGATTCACAATCCGGAAATTCTAATATTGGATGAGCCGATAAATGGCCTCGATCCCGCAGGCGTGGCGGAGATACGGAATATGTTATATAACCTAGCGAAAAATTTCGGCGTAACTGTTTTTATATCCAGCCATCTGTTAGAGGAACTCTCGAAAGTTTCCACACGCATTGGGATTATTCACAATGGCCATCTTGTTAAAGAAGTCGCAATGGATAAGCTGGAGCAATCGTTACAGAAAAACTTAGTGGTGAATGGCCGCGACAAACATGCCTTAAAGGAGGTGCTTGAAGAGCATGGATATGAATTTGAGGAGATAATAGACGGCTATATTAAACTAACCGATGACCACGCAGCGGATAGTCCTGAACGACTGGCCGAACTGCTGGTTAAATCCAATCAACCGCCAACATTGCTTCGAGTGATTACGGAGGATTTGGAAGGATATTTTCTCCGCACAATTGGTATGACAAGGGGGAATATATAA
- a CDS encoding ABC transporter permease: protein MNIFSVLHCEIRKIIRANVFWLVFLIFAFGPIMMGVGIILSSDAGGINWKMYLTELLDSLAPLGLIGYTFIAAWVFGREFSDKTIKDLLAKPVSRSKIVLSKFLVILAWSLLLSMYMFAIGFAVGGILGVAGGLASFIWNIFFKFIITSLLFIIVTTPGTLLANVSKGYLAPLGLILIIVILSNVLASFGFAPYFPWTIPSVFQSTGFLKLSSIIILASTGIAGIVGTFAWWRFAEQQ, encoded by the coding sequence ATGAATATTTTTTCTGTCTTACATTGTGAGATTCGCAAGATTATCCGCGCCAATGTGTTTTGGTTGGTATTTCTTATTTTTGCATTTGGGCCAATCATGATGGGAGTCGGAATTATTTTATCCAGTGACGCCGGCGGCATCAATTGGAAAATGTATTTAACCGAATTGCTTGATAGTCTTGCCCCGCTGGGACTTATCGGGTACACCTTTATCGCGGCATGGGTATTTGGACGAGAGTTTTCGGATAAAACAATTAAAGATTTGCTTGCAAAGCCCGTTTCCAGATCGAAAATTGTACTGTCCAAATTTCTTGTAATTTTAGCATGGAGCCTATTACTTTCCATGTATATGTTTGCCATAGGTTTTGCCGTGGGGGGTATTCTAGGAGTTGCGGGCGGGTTAGCTTCTTTTATTTGGAATATCTTCTTTAAATTCATTATAACATCGCTATTGTTTATTATTGTTACCACACCAGGCACTCTTCTGGCCAATGTGAGCAAGGGATACTTGGCACCATTAGGACTCATCCTGATAATCGTCATTCTCTCAAATGTTTTGGCCTCTTTTGGATTCGCCCCCTATTTTCCGTGGACCATCCCGTCGGTATTTCAAAGCACCGGGTTTTTAAAGTTGAGTAGTATAATCATTCTTGCGTCTACGGGAATAGCCGGAATAGTCGGAACATTTGCCTGGTGGAGATTTGCCGAGCAGCAATAA
- the hslO gene encoding Hsp33 family molecular chaperone HslO: protein MNDYLVKALAYNNQVRAYAVRTTETVSEAQRRHYTWPTASAALGRSMTVGVMLGAMLKDEDKLTIRINGGGPIGTILVDTNSKGEVRGYVKNPQTHFELNQIGKLDVARAVGTDGALIVSKDIGLKHPFVGQVPLVSGELGEDFTSYLVQSEQIPSSVGAGVIVNPDNSIQAAGGFIIQLMPDTQEEVISFIERRIESIPSISAMVMEGLTPEQILGQILGESNLNILETMPVQFHCPCSEERVTNAIISLGNKEIEDMIHTDGQAEAHCHFCNAHYHLTKEDLEGMLETNII from the coding sequence ATGAACGATTATTTAGTAAAAGCTCTTGCCTACAATAACCAGGTACGGGCTTATGCCGTGAGAACAACGGAAACGGTAAGTGAAGCTCAACGGCGTCATTATACCTGGCCCACAGCATCGGCTGCATTGGGACGTTCTATGACGGTCGGCGTCATGCTGGGAGCCATGCTTAAAGATGAGGATAAACTGACGATCAGGATTAATGGCGGCGGACCTATCGGCACTATTCTTGTCGATACCAACTCCAAAGGTGAAGTTAGAGGTTATGTAAAAAATCCACAAACCCATTTTGAGCTTAATCAGATAGGGAAATTAGATGTCGCCAGAGCTGTAGGAACAGATGGAGCGCTAATTGTATCTAAAGATATCGGCTTAAAACACCCATTTGTTGGACAAGTCCCTCTCGTTTCGGGTGAACTGGGGGAGGATTTCACATCTTATCTCGTCCAATCCGAACAAATTCCTTCTTCTGTAGGAGCGGGAGTTATTGTTAACCCGGATAACTCTATTCAGGCGGCTGGAGGTTTTATTATTCAGCTGATGCCAGATACGCAGGAGGAGGTTATCAGTTTTATCGAGAGACGCATTGAGAGCATTCCAAGCATCTCCGCAATGGTCATGGAAGGTCTTACGCCAGAGCAGATTCTGGGTCAGATTTTGGGAGAAAGCAACCTGAACATACTGGAAACCATGCCTGTACAATTTCATTGTCCCTGCTCAGAAGAGCGCGTTACCAATGCCATTATCAGCTTAGGCAATAAGGAAATAGAAGATATGATCCATACCGATGGACAGGCTGAAGCTCATTGCCACTTTTGTAACGCACACTACCATCTTACCAAAGAAGATCTCGAAGGCATGTTGGAAACAAACATCATTTAA
- a CDS encoding RrF2 family transcriptional regulator has protein sequence MKTGVEQSVYALLLLTMLPDKAVLPGEAISQQLGASPTYFHKLLRKLVSADLITSVPGVKGGFKLKKKPEDIRVFDIYLAIEGQQTLYSSSGIYNDMLELKKDDQCCLLANLMEEAEASWKAVLKRETIASLSADFFKEGYDDKMTSLENWIQEKMVL, from the coding sequence ATGAAAACAGGTGTCGAACAATCTGTCTACGCGCTTCTTCTACTCACGATGCTGCCGGACAAAGCCGTTTTACCTGGGGAGGCCATTAGCCAGCAGTTAGGTGCTTCACCTACTTATTTTCATAAACTGTTACGTAAATTGGTTAGCGCCGATTTGATTACTTCTGTACCTGGTGTCAAGGGCGGGTTCAAATTAAAGAAAAAACCTGAGGATATACGGGTATTTGATATTTATCTGGCGATTGAAGGACAACAGACTCTCTATTCTTCCAGCGGTATCTACAACGATATGCTTGAATTAAAGAAAGACGATCAGTGTTGTTTACTGGCAAATTTAATGGAAGAAGCGGAAGCCTCCTGGAAAGCCGTTCTGAAAAGAGAAACCATCGCGTCACTATCCGCTGACTTTTTTAAAGAAGGATATGATGACAAAATGACTTCTTTGGAGAACTGGATTCAGGAAAAAATGGTCTTGTAA
- a CDS encoding LLM class flavin-dependent oxidoreductase produces the protein MTTRNVALSILDLAPVLEGGTPADSFRDTVDLAQHAEQWGYHRYWLTEHHNMQAVASAATSVIIGHVAAHTNKIRVGSGGIMLANHAPLMIAEQFGTLESLYPGRIDLGLGRAPGTDQPAMRALRRGLHSTGEDFPEQLNELRSYLNPALNGAVPGVRAVPGEGLDIPIWLLGSSGFSAQLAGQLGLPFAFASHFAPAHLLQALELYHRNFRPSKALDKPYVMVGVNVLVADSDEEAKWLFTSQEQQFLNVLRGHSGGLKPPVDDMEKLWSEHEKEMVRGNMLGYSAIGSPDTVKQKMDLIIDQTRANELITTSQVYDHRARLRSYELLAKVMRIVG, from the coding sequence ATGACTACGCGTAACGTTGCACTATCTATATTAGATCTTGCACCTGTCCTTGAAGGCGGCACTCCTGCCGATTCCTTCCGTGACACGGTGGATCTTGCCCAGCATGCTGAACAATGGGGGTACCATCGGTACTGGCTAACGGAGCATCATAACATGCAGGCGGTCGCCAGTGCGGCTACGTCCGTGATCATCGGGCATGTAGCTGCACATACAAACAAGATTCGGGTCGGTTCAGGCGGTATTATGCTGGCTAACCATGCTCCACTCATGATTGCAGAGCAGTTTGGAACCCTAGAGTCGCTCTATCCGGGACGAATTGATCTGGGACTTGGCCGGGCTCCAGGCACGGATCAACCTGCGATGAGGGCACTGCGGCGAGGGCTTCACAGTACTGGGGAAGATTTCCCTGAGCAATTGAATGAACTGCGTTCTTACCTGAATCCAGCGCTGAACGGAGCCGTTCCGGGAGTAAGAGCAGTTCCTGGAGAAGGGCTGGACATTCCCATCTGGTTACTGGGATCAAGCGGATTCAGCGCACAGCTGGCAGGTCAGCTTGGGCTGCCGTTCGCATTCGCCAGCCACTTTGCCCCGGCTCATTTGCTACAGGCTCTGGAGTTGTACCATCGCAATTTTCGGCCATCCAAAGCACTGGATAAGCCATATGTGATGGTCGGTGTTAATGTGCTTGTTGCAGATTCTGATGAGGAAGCAAAATGGCTCTTCACTTCACAAGAACAGCAGTTTCTAAATGTGCTGCGCGGGCACAGCGGAGGACTGAAGCCACCAGTGGATGACATGGAAAAGCTATGGAGTGAGCACGAGAAGGAGATGGTTCGTGGTAATATGCTGGGGTATTCAGCCATCGGCAGTCCCGACACCGTCAAGCAAAAGATGGATTTGATAATCGACCAGACGAGAGCCAATGAGTTGATTACAACCTCTCAGGTATATGACCATCGGGCGCGCCTGCGCTCGTACGAGCTGCTAGCCAAAGTGATGCGTATAGTTGGGTAA